In one window of Janthinobacterium sp. 1_2014MBL_MicDiv DNA:
- a CDS encoding glycerophosphodiester phosphodiesterase: MRAPHLAPVLAQRHFSRRRFVQAAVGGLALASAPGFAAGLLATPPARPLVFAHRGASALRPEHTLASYAKAILDGADYVEPDLVATRDGILVARHESNLIDTTDVARRPEFASRRGKKLVDGEWHEGWFVDDFTLAELKTLRAIERLPKVRTGNTLYDGQFQIPTWEEIIDFVAAQSAASGRVIGLVPELKSSTYFSDAGLALEDRFLSTMLAHEYTRRAPIEIQSFEVANLKYLREKLGRRANVRLMQLVVGGDIRPMDVAKAGGKLTFGQMTTPAGLREIAGYADVVAPPTRGVIPLGADQRLAQAASIVDDAHQAGLLLHTWTFRPENRFLAADFRDGNGENARNEAGSVAEMRRYIETGLDGFFSDDPGLGRLAAG; this comes from the coding sequence ATGCGCGCGCCGCATCTCGCCCCTGTCTTGGCGCAACGGCATTTCTCGCGCCGCCGCTTCGTGCAGGCGGCCGTCGGCGGCCTGGCACTGGCCAGCGCGCCCGGCTTTGCCGCCGGCCTGCTGGCCACTCCGCCGGCGCGGCCGCTGGTCTTCGCCCACCGCGGCGCCAGCGCCCTGCGCCCCGAACACACGCTGGCCTCGTACGCCAAAGCCATCCTCGACGGCGCCGACTACGTCGAGCCGGACCTGGTGGCCACGCGCGACGGCATCCTCGTGGCGCGCCATGAAAGCAACCTGATCGACACCACCGACGTGGCGCGCCGTCCCGAGTTCGCCAGCCGGCGCGGCAAGAAGCTGGTCGACGGCGAATGGCACGAGGGCTGGTTCGTCGATGATTTCACCTTGGCCGAACTGAAGACCCTGCGCGCCATCGAACGGCTGCCGAAAGTGCGCACAGGCAACACCTTGTACGATGGACAATTCCAGATCCCGACCTGGGAAGAAATCATCGATTTTGTTGCAGCGCAATCTGCCGCCAGCGGTCGCGTCATCGGCCTCGTGCCGGAGCTGAAAAGTTCCACCTACTTCAGCGATGCGGGCCTGGCGCTGGAAGACCGTTTCCTCTCGACCATGCTGGCGCACGAGTACACGCGCCGCGCGCCGATCGAGATCCAGTCCTTCGAAGTGGCCAATCTGAAGTACTTGCGCGAGAAGCTGGGACGGCGCGCCAACGTGCGCCTGATGCAGCTGGTGGTGGGCGGCGATATCCGTCCGATGGACGTGGCCAAGGCCGGCGGAAAATTGACATTCGGGCAAATGACGACGCCGGCCGGCCTGCGCGAGATCGCCGGCTACGCGGACGTGGTGGCGCCGCCCACGCGGGGCGTCATCCCGCTGGGCGCCGACCAGCGCCTGGCACAAGCCGCGTCCATCGTCGACGATGCGCACCAGGCGGGCCTGCTGCTGCACACGTGGACCTTCCGTCCGGAAAACCGTTTCCTGGCGGCCGATTTCCGCGATGGCAACGGTGAAAACGCGCGCAACGAAGCCGGTTCCGTGGCGGAAATGCGGCGCTATATCGAGACGGGACTGGACGGCTTTTTCAGCGACGACCCGGGCCTGGGACGCCTGGCCGCCGGATAA
- a CDS encoding TonB-dependent receptor, with protein MMNTHLTLALRRHSFHVLLGACAAGLSLPALAQTAVAAAVASAATDMAAAAPAADDNAPMATVEISSRKTRSSVALSKNEIQKILPGTNPLKALQTLPGVSFQTADPWGNNEQNLSLFVHGFSGQQLGYTMDGVPLGDQQYGNYNGLSPQRAVISENVRSVVLSSGAGDLATASTSNLGGTIETYSSDPLAAQGASVQQTVGSHRTSRTFARYDTGAFGDGSSAYFSILHHEARAWDFDARQGGDQFNAKYVNRSEAGKLTLFFNYSDKIEPNEDSTVHVKGETSAPYTRPFLYPDFKAALNYLSPTGATPAADGNNYRNYYSDAQRTDYLAYAKFDANLSEGTTWSNQVYYHKDDGAGVVAGPIGVAGLPGLFSVYYPKQNLKEVFGNSGYAVRTTEYDIKRGGFISTLRKEIGNHQLEAGLWLEQNRSSAYRRWYALDVNHPTSPYDRPSNPLITQYGSEIDNKVVQLHLQDEWRIRPDIALQAGFKSSLQFADGQFPVQPAKGAIAGGSTALPVGSIATKKWFLPQVGARWDFTPQDQLYFNIQKNMRQFVTYGGGGASPWSLSNQAAFDLFKRDAKPETALTYEVGVRGSHPMNLGAITAIDGQVNVYHVDFSNRLLQISPTPVISSIIGGNPVLANVGSVRTDGIDIAGTVHFGNNFSFYNALSYNRSQYADNYSNGAALVLTAGKNVPGSPEWLNKFVASATFGDIEVQLTGDYVGKRYATYTNDLSVPSYFLMGLGVSGKLPAMAGWLKNPRWRVNVSNLANRKGSLNVVVGAADKTYNTFPIAPRQGFLTLTADF; from the coding sequence ATGATGAATACCCACTTGACGCTGGCCCTGCGCCGCCATTCCTTCCACGTTTTGCTGGGCGCCTGCGCCGCGGGCCTCTCCTTGCCGGCGCTGGCGCAAACGGCCGTGGCCGCCGCTGTGGCCTCGGCCGCCACCGACATGGCTGCTGCTGCCCCGGCTGCCGACGACAATGCGCCTATGGCCACCGTGGAGATTTCCTCGCGCAAGACGCGTTCTTCCGTCGCCCTGAGCAAGAATGAAATCCAGAAAATCCTGCCCGGCACGAATCCCCTGAAAGCCCTGCAAACCCTGCCCGGCGTCAGCTTCCAGACGGCCGATCCATGGGGCAACAACGAGCAAAATCTGTCGCTGTTCGTGCACGGCTTTTCCGGCCAGCAACTGGGCTACACCATGGATGGCGTGCCGCTGGGCGACCAGCAGTACGGCAACTACAACGGCCTGTCGCCGCAACGCGCCGTGATCAGCGAAAACGTGCGCAGCGTCGTGCTGTCCTCGGGCGCCGGCGACCTGGCCACGGCCTCGACCAGCAACCTGGGCGGCACCATCGAAACCTATTCCAGCGACCCGCTGGCCGCGCAGGGCGCCAGCGTGCAGCAAACCGTGGGCAGCCACCGCACCTCGCGCACGTTTGCCCGCTACGACACGGGTGCCTTTGGCGACGGCAGCAGCGCCTATTTTTCCATCCTGCACCATGAAGCGCGCGCCTGGGACTTCGATGCGCGCCAGGGCGGCGACCAGTTCAACGCCAAATACGTCAACCGCAGCGAGGCGGGCAAGCTGACCCTGTTCTTCAATTACTCGGACAAGATCGAGCCGAACGAGGACAGCACCGTGCACGTGAAGGGCGAGACGAGCGCGCCATACACGCGCCCCTTCCTGTATCCCGACTTCAAGGCGGCCCTCAATTACCTGTCGCCGACGGGCGCCACGCCTGCCGCCGATGGCAACAATTACCGCAACTACTACAGCGATGCGCAGCGCACCGACTACCTGGCCTACGCCAAGTTCGACGCCAACCTGTCGGAGGGCACGACCTGGTCGAACCAGGTGTATTACCACAAGGATGACGGCGCCGGCGTGGTGGCCGGCCCCATCGGCGTGGCCGGCTTGCCGGGCCTGTTCAGCGTCTACTACCCGAAGCAGAACCTGAAGGAAGTCTTCGGCAACTCGGGCTACGCCGTGCGCACGACGGAATACGACATCAAGCGCGGCGGCTTCATTTCCACGCTGCGCAAGGAAATCGGCAACCACCAGCTCGAAGCGGGCCTGTGGCTGGAACAGAACCGCTCGTCCGCCTACCGCCGCTGGTATGCGCTGGACGTCAACCACCCGACCTCGCCGTACGACCGCCCCAGCAATCCTTTGATCACGCAGTACGGCAGCGAGATCGACAACAAGGTGGTGCAGCTGCACTTGCAGGATGAATGGCGCATCCGCCCCGATATCGCGCTGCAGGCCGGCTTCAAGTCCAGCCTGCAGTTTGCCGATGGCCAGTTCCCCGTGCAGCCGGCCAAGGGCGCCATTGCCGGCGGTTCGACGGCCCTGCCCGTCGGCTCCATCGCGACGAAAAAATGGTTCCTGCCGCAAGTGGGCGCGCGCTGGGACTTCACGCCGCAAGACCAGCTGTACTTCAACATCCAGAAAAACATGCGCCAGTTCGTCACCTACGGCGGCGGCGGCGCGTCGCCGTGGAGCTTGTCGAACCAGGCCGCCTTCGACCTGTTCAAGCGCGACGCCAAGCCGGAAACGGCCCTCACCTATGAAGTGGGCGTGCGCGGCAGCCACCCCATGAACCTGGGCGCCATCACGGCCATCGATGGGCAAGTCAATGTGTACCACGTCGATTTCAGCAACCGCTTGCTGCAGATCAGCCCGACGCCCGTGATTTCCTCCATCATTGGCGGCAACCCCGTGCTGGCCAACGTGGGCAGCGTGCGCACGGACGGCATCGACATCGCCGGTACTGTGCACTTCGGCAACAATTTTTCCTTCTACAATGCCCTGTCGTACAACCGTTCACAGTACGCGGACAATTACAGCAATGGCGCCGCGTTGGTCTTGACGGCGGGCAAGAACGTGCCGGGCTCGCCCGAGTGGCTGAACAAATTTGTTGCCTCGGCCACGTTTGGCGATATCGAAGTGCAGCTGACGGGAGACTATGTGGGCAAGCGCTATGCGACGTACACGAACGATTTGTCCGTGCCCAGCTATTTCCTGATGGGCCTGGGCGTGTCGGGCAAGCTGCCGGCCATGGCCGGCTGGCTGAAGAACCCGCGCTGGCGCGTCAACGTCAGCAACCTGGCCAACCGCAAAGGCTCGCTGAACGTGGTGGTGGGCGCGGCCGACAAGACCTATAACACCTTCCCCATCGCGCCGCGCCAGGGTTTCCTGACCTTGACGGCGGACTTCTGA
- the hslO gene encoding Hsp33 family molecular chaperone HslO gives MTTETTGAVSAIPTGQDTLQKFIFDNAAVRGQFIDVSGTWQEVVSRHAYPTAVKKVLGEMVAAAALLSANLKFNGSIIMQIHGDGPVRLMVVECDSDLRLRATAKLDPDAVIADVATVPQLLNATGKGRFIITLDPADKVPGQQPYQGIVPLDGDDMATVIENYMLRSEQLDTRLWLATDDSVSRGLLLQKLPHHGGKAEATPVSEEDALDTWNRAVMLASTLKEAEILSTDIDTLMQRLFWEETIRVFDPLHPSFHCSCTREKVGNMLKMLGEEEVNSTLEEVGQVGVNCDFCGQHYEFDKVDCAQLFVTDAPAEVLIPPAASIN, from the coding sequence ATGACGACTGAAACCACGGGCGCCGTCAGCGCTATCCCCACCGGCCAGGACACCCTGCAAAAGTTTATTTTCGACAACGCCGCCGTGCGCGGCCAGTTCATCGACGTGTCCGGCACCTGGCAGGAAGTGGTGTCGCGCCACGCCTACCCGACGGCCGTGAAAAAAGTGCTGGGCGAAATGGTGGCCGCCGCCGCCCTGCTGTCGGCCAACCTGAAATTCAACGGCTCCATCATCATGCAGATCCATGGCGACGGTCCCGTGCGCCTGATGGTGGTCGAGTGCGATTCGGACCTGCGCTTGCGCGCCACGGCCAAGCTGGACCCGGACGCCGTCATCGCCGACGTCGCCACCGTGCCGCAATTGCTCAACGCCACGGGCAAGGGCCGCTTCATCATCACCCTGGACCCGGCCGACAAGGTGCCGGGCCAGCAGCCGTACCAGGGCATCGTGCCGCTGGACGGCGACGACATGGCGACCGTGATCGAAAACTACATGTTGCGCTCGGAACAGCTCGACACGCGCCTGTGGCTGGCCACGGACGACAGCGTCTCGCGCGGCCTGCTGCTGCAAAAGCTGCCCCACCATGGCGGCAAGGCCGAAGCGACACCCGTCTCGGAAGAAGACGCGCTCGACACGTGGAACCGCGCCGTGATGCTGGCCTCGACCCTGAAAGAGGCGGAAATCCTCTCGACCGACATCGACACCCTGATGCAGCGCTTGTTCTGGGAAGAAACCATCCGCGTCTTCGATCCCCTGCACCCGAGCTTCCATTGCAGCTGCACGCGCGAAAAAGTCGGCAATATGCTCAAGATGCTGGGCGAGGAAGAAGTCAACAGCACGCTGGAAGAAGTGGGCCAAGTGGGTGTGAACTGCGATTTCTGCGGCCAGCACTATGAGTTCGACAAGGTCGATTGCGCGCAGCTGTTCGTCACGGATGCGCCGGCCGAGGTTCTCATCCCGCCCGCCGCCAGCATCAACTGA
- a CDS encoding gamma carbonic anhydrase family protein → MTLYQLGADAPQIDASAFVADTANVIGKVTLEANTSVWFGATIRGDNERITVGTNSNVQEGAVLHTDPGYPLDIGSNVTIGHQAMLHGCTIGDGALIGIQAVILNGAKIGKGCLVGAGALVTEGKEFPDNMLIIGSPAKAVRPLTADDITRLQGNAVNYVQRGQLFNTQLKKIG, encoded by the coding sequence ATGACACTCTACCAATTGGGCGCCGATGCGCCGCAGATTGATGCTTCCGCTTTTGTCGCCGACACGGCCAACGTGATCGGCAAGGTGACGCTGGAAGCGAATACCTCCGTATGGTTCGGCGCCACCATCCGCGGCGACAATGAACGCATCACCGTGGGCACCAACAGCAATGTGCAGGAAGGCGCCGTGCTGCACACGGACCCCGGTTACCCGCTCGACATCGGATCGAACGTGACCATCGGCCACCAGGCAATGTTGCATGGATGCACGATTGGCGATGGCGCCCTGATCGGCATCCAGGCCGTGATCCTGAACGGCGCGAAGATCGGCAAGGGATGCCTGGTCGGCGCGGGCGCCCTGGTCACGGAAGGCAAGGAATTTCCCGACAATATGCTGATCATCGGCTCACCGGCGAAAGCCGTGCGGCCCCTGACGGCAGACGATATCACCAGACTACAAGGCAACGCCGTGAACTATGTGCAACGCGGCCAGCTATTTAATACGCAACTCAAGAAGATTGGATAA
- a CDS encoding alpha/beta fold hydrolase — protein sequence MKLSRSEFINIRGARTHVRHWGREGAPILFMVHGWMDVAASFQFVVDELAGDWHVIAPDWRGFGLSDYTQSDTYWFPDYLADLDAMLLHYSPDAPVKLLGHSMGANVAGLYAGVRPERISRFINLEGFGMMATKPEQAPGRYAKWLDELREPPVMRSYPTQKAVAERLQKTNPRLPDARAAFLAEHWSARNEAGEWDILGDPLHKRVNPILYQVEEVMACWRRITAPVLWVEADDTNMWQWMGPKEEARIEIDRRLACIKDVRCEMLNDAGHMLHHDQPAALARLVEAFLA from the coding sequence ATGAAACTTTCCCGTTCCGAATTCATCAACATCCGCGGCGCGCGCACGCATGTGCGCCACTGGGGCCGCGAAGGCGCGCCCATTCTCTTCATGGTGCATGGCTGGATGGACGTGGCCGCCTCATTCCAGTTCGTCGTCGACGAGCTGGCGGGCGACTGGCACGTGATCGCGCCCGACTGGCGCGGCTTCGGCCTCAGCGACTACACGCAGTCCGATACCTACTGGTTCCCCGATTACCTGGCCGACCTGGACGCCATGCTGCTCCATTATTCGCCGGACGCGCCCGTCAAGCTGCTGGGCCACAGCATGGGCGCCAATGTGGCCGGCCTGTACGCGGGCGTGCGGCCCGAGCGCATCAGCCGTTTCATCAACCTGGAAGGCTTCGGCATGATGGCGACGAAGCCGGAGCAGGCGCCGGGACGCTACGCCAAGTGGCTCGACGAATTGCGCGAGCCGCCCGTGATGCGCAGCTATCCGACGCAGAAGGCCGTGGCCGAGCGCCTGCAAAAGACCAATCCGCGCCTGCCGGATGCGCGCGCGGCTTTTCTCGCCGAGCACTGGTCGGCGCGCAACGAGGCGGGCGAGTGGGACATCCTCGGCGACCCGCTGCACAAGCGCGTCAATCCCATCCTGTACCAGGTGGAAGAGGTGATGGCGTGCTGGCGCCGCATCACGGCGCCCGTGCTGTGGGTGGAGGCCGACGACACCAATATGTGGCAATGGATGGGCCCCAAGGAGGAGGCGCGCATCGAAATCGACCGTCGTTTGGCCTGTATCAAGGATGTGCGCTGTGAAATGCTCAACGATGCGGGCCACATGCTGCATCATGACCAGCCGGCCGCCCTGGCGCGCCTGGTGGAGGCGTTCCTGGCCTGA
- a CDS encoding 3',5'-nucleoside bisphosphate phosphatase yields the protein MLKVDLHCHSNISDGVLAPAAVAAHARKAGVDVWALTDHDEVSGIAAARTAALDLGMRFVAGVEISITWAGETVHIVGLQVDENNRALVQGLHQTRSGRDARGREIARQLDLAGIPDAYEGALKFVGNPDLMSRTHFARYIVETGKCANIPDVFKKYLSEGKPGYVEHRWATLAEAVGWIRGAGGVAVIAHPGRYRFSYMAQGVLFDEFKQLGGVAIEVVTGSHSPDQYPEYARLANDYGFLASRGTDFHAPGESRVDFAMLPPLPANVTPIWHDWF from the coding sequence ATGCTTAAAGTCGACCTGCATTGTCATTCGAATATCTCCGACGGCGTGCTGGCGCCCGCCGCCGTGGCCGCGCACGCACGCAAGGCCGGCGTCGATGTGTGGGCGCTGACCGACCACGATGAAGTGTCCGGCATCGCCGCCGCGCGCACGGCCGCGCTGGACCTGGGCATGCGCTTCGTGGCCGGCGTGGAAATTTCCATCACCTGGGCCGGCGAAACCGTGCATATCGTCGGCTTGCAGGTCGATGAAAACAATCGGGCCCTCGTGCAGGGCTTGCACCAGACGCGCTCGGGGCGCGATGCGCGCGGCCGCGAGATCGCCCGCCAGCTGGACCTGGCCGGCATTCCCGACGCCTACGAGGGCGCGCTGAAATTCGTCGGCAACCCGGACCTGATGTCGCGCACGCACTTTGCCCGCTACATCGTGGAAACGGGGAAATGCGCGAATATCCCCGACGTGTTCAAGAAATACCTGTCGGAAGGCAAGCCCGGTTATGTCGAGCACCGCTGGGCCACCCTGGCCGAAGCGGTGGGCTGGATACGCGGCGCGGGCGGCGTGGCCGTCATCGCCCATCCGGGCCGCTACCGTTTCAGCTACATGGCGCAAGGCGTGCTGTTCGATGAATTCAAGCAACTGGGCGGCGTGGCCATCGAAGTCGTCACGGGCAGCCACAGTCCGGACCAGTATCCGGAATACGCGCGCCTGGCCAACGATTACGGCTTCCTCGCCTCGCGCGGCACGGACTTCCATGCGCCGGGCGAGTCGCGCGTGGACTTTGCCATGCTGCCGCCGTTGCCTGCCAATGTCACACCCATCTGGCACGACTGGTTTTAG
- the htpX gene encoding protease HtpX: MKRIVLFIATNLAVMLVLSLVLSLLGVGNPARGSTLNLGSLLVFSLVVGFTGSIFSLLISKPMAKWSTGARVIDNPTSSTELWLVNTVRALSERAGIGMPEVAVYEGDANAFATGAFKNSALVAVSTGLLQSMNRDEVEAVLGHEIAHVANGDMVTLTLIQGVVNTFVVFMARVVGFFVDNVLLKNNNREGGGRGIGYFVTVMVCEVIFGLLASIIVAWFSRQREFRADAGSAKLLGSPTPMMHALARLGGVPPGELPQSMQALGISGGNGGWGALFATHPPIEQRIAALRGVQ; this comes from the coding sequence ATGAAACGTATCGTCCTTTTTATTGCTACCAACCTGGCCGTGATGCTGGTGCTGTCGCTCGTCCTCAGCTTGTTGGGCGTGGGCAATCCGGCGCGCGGCAGTACCCTGAACCTGGGCAGCCTGCTCGTGTTTTCGCTGGTGGTCGGGTTCACGGGGTCGATCTTTTCCTTGCTGATCAGCAAACCGATGGCCAAGTGGAGCACGGGTGCGCGCGTCATCGACAACCCCACTTCGTCGACCGAGTTGTGGCTGGTCAATACCGTGCGCGCCCTGTCCGAGCGGGCCGGCATCGGCATGCCGGAAGTGGCCGTCTACGAGGGCGACGCGAATGCGTTCGCCACGGGCGCGTTCAAGAATTCGGCGCTGGTGGCCGTCTCGACCGGTTTGCTGCAAAGCATGAACCGCGATGAAGTCGAAGCCGTACTGGGCCATGAAATCGCCCACGTGGCCAATGGCGACATGGTGACCCTGACCCTGATCCAGGGCGTGGTGAACACCTTTGTCGTCTTCATGGCGCGCGTGGTGGGCTTCTTTGTCGATAACGTCTTGCTGAAAAATAACAACCGCGAAGGCGGCGGGCGCGGCATCGGCTATTTCGTCACCGTCATGGTGTGCGAAGTGATCTTCGGCTTGCTCGCTTCCATCATCGTGGCCTGGTTCTCGCGCCAGCGCGAATTCCGCGCCGACGCCGGCTCGGCCAAATTGCTGGGCAGCCCGACGCCGATGATGCATGCGCTGGCCCGCCTCGGCGGCGTGCCGCCGGGCGAGCTGCCGCAATCGATGCAGGCGCTGGGCATCAGCGGCGGCAATGGCGGCTGGGGCGCGCTGTTCGCCACCCATCCGCCGATCGAGCAACGCATCGCCGCCCTGCGCGGCGTGCAATAA
- a CDS encoding L-threonylcarbamoyladenylate synthase → MSQFFQIHPDNPQLRLIKQAAQIIQSGGVVALPTDSCYALVCQLDDKGAVERLRRIRGVDEKHHLTLLCRDLSELGVYARVDNRQFRLLKAATPGAYTFILEATKEVPRRLSHPSRKTIGLRVPQHRIVQCLLEELGQPLLGATLTLPGDEESLTDADTIRERLEKLVDLIIDGGVCAHGPSTVIDLTGPEPEVVRVGRGDPAVLGL, encoded by the coding sequence ATGAGTCAATTTTTTCAGATTCACCCTGACAATCCGCAATTGCGCCTGATCAAGCAGGCGGCGCAGATTATCCAGTCGGGCGGCGTGGTGGCCTTGCCTACCGATTCCTGCTACGCGCTGGTGTGCCAGCTCGACGACAAGGGCGCCGTCGAGCGCCTGCGCCGCATCCGTGGCGTGGATGAAAAGCATCACCTGACCTTGCTGTGCCGCGACTTGAGCGAGCTGGGTGTGTACGCCAGGGTCGACAACCGCCAGTTCCGCCTGCTCAAGGCGGCCACGCCGGGCGCCTACACGTTTATCCTCGAGGCGACCAAGGAAGTGCCGCGCCGCCTCAGCCATCCGTCGCGCAAGACCATCGGCCTGCGCGTGCCGCAGCACCGCATCGTGCAATGCCTGCTGGAAGAGCTGGGCCAGCCCCTGCTGGGCGCCACGTTGACCCTGCCCGGCGACGAGGAAAGCCTGACGGATGCCGACACCATCCGCGAGCGCCTGGAAAAGCTGGTCGACCTGATCATCGATGGCGGCGTCTGCGCGCATGGTCCCAGCACGGTGATCGACTTGACGGGCCCCGAGCCGGAGGTGGTGCGCGTGGGCCGTGGCGACCCGGCCGTGCTGGGTTTGTAG
- a CDS encoding site-2 protease family protein, whose amino-acid sequence MSDFNTIVQTVAVYLVPVLFAISLHEAAHGYAARYFGDPTASNEGRLSLNPIRHIDPFGTILLPLILYFTIQVPFGYAKPVPVDFSRLRNPKKQMAWVAFAGPGANFVMGLAWMIAFVVLSVLPPTELGMFFRKMAGAGVSVNAAMFVFNLIPVPPLDGGRIVTGLLPMQLARPYASIERYGLYVFGALVLLMYTGILNRALLAAIEFVIGIFLMLVTPLTALLG is encoded by the coding sequence ATGAGCGATTTCAATACGATAGTCCAGACCGTTGCGGTGTACCTGGTGCCGGTGCTGTTTGCCATTTCCCTGCATGAGGCCGCGCACGGCTATGCCGCCCGTTATTTCGGCGATCCCACGGCATCGAACGAGGGCCGGCTGAGCCTGAATCCGATCCGGCATATCGATCCTTTCGGCACGATCTTGCTGCCGCTGATACTGTATTTCACGATCCAGGTGCCGTTCGGCTATGCCAAGCCGGTGCCCGTCGATTTCAGCCGCCTGCGCAATCCGAAGAAGCAGATGGCCTGGGTGGCGTTTGCCGGTCCCGGTGCGAACTTCGTCATGGGCCTTGCCTGGATGATCGCCTTCGTCGTGCTCAGCGTCTTGCCGCCGACGGAACTGGGCATGTTTTTCCGCAAGATGGCTGGCGCCGGCGTCAGCGTCAATGCGGCCATGTTTGTCTTTAACCTGATTCCCGTGCCTCCGCTCGACGGCGGGCGCATCGTCACCGGCTTGCTGCCGATGCAGCTGGCGCGTCCTTACGCCAGCATCGAGCGCTATGGCCTGTATGTGTTCGGCGCGCTGGTATTGCTGATGTACACGGGCATCCTGAACCGCGCCCTGCTGGCGGCGATCGAGTTTGTCATCGGCATTTTCCTCATGCTGGTGACCCCGCTTACCGCACTCTTGGGCTGA
- a CDS encoding class I SAM-dependent methyltransferase → MEAISGWVRRWAPLIPGGEVLDLACGSGRHARHLVSLGHPVIALDHDPEMLEKAAGTGITTSLVDLEAPGAAWPFAAHRFAGIVVTNYLHRPLLDAMIASLAPDGVLVYETFAEGNEQFGKPSNPKFLLKEGEMLAWALEHGLRVVAYEDGRVEQPKAALVQRICAVRPDFPRLAALLPTF, encoded by the coding sequence ATGGAAGCGATTTCCGGCTGGGTGCGCCGTTGGGCCCCTCTGATTCCCGGTGGCGAAGTGCTGGACCTGGCTTGCGGCAGCGGCCGCCATGCGCGCCACCTGGTCAGCCTGGGCCACCCGGTGATCGCGCTCGACCACGATCCGGAAATGCTGGAAAAGGCAGCCGGCACGGGCATCACCACCTCGCTGGTGGACCTGGAGGCGCCCGGCGCCGCGTGGCCGTTCGCGGCGCACCGCTTTGCCGGCATCGTCGTCACCAATTATTTGCACCGGCCCTTGCTCGACGCGATGATCGCCAGCCTGGCGCCCGATGGCGTGCTGGTGTACGAAACGTTCGCCGAAGGCAATGAGCAGTTCGGCAAGCCGTCGAATCCGAAATTCCTGCTGAAGGAAGGCGAGATGCTGGCCTGGGCGCTCGAGCACGGCCTGCGCGTGGTCGCCTATGAAGATGGGCGCGTGGAACAGCCAAAAGCTGCTCTGGTGCAACGAATTTGTGCCGTTCGGCCAGATTTTCCACGGTTGGCAGCCCTGCTGCCGACGTTTTGA
- the dapA gene encoding 4-hydroxy-tetrahydrodipicolinate synthase yields MIKGSIVAIVTPMHADGSLDFPGLRKLIDWHIAEGTDGIVIVGTTGESATVSVEEHCELIQLTVEHAKGRIPIIAGAGGNSTAEAIKLTRYAKEAGADAVLQVVPYYNRPTQEGMYQHFKAIAEAVDIPVILYNVPGRTVADMSNETIVRLSAIPNIVGVKDATGNIGRGIDLLRLVPADFAVYSGDDPTAMALMFCGGHGNISVTANVAPRAMHELCVAAMAGERATAIAINNKVFPLHQKLFVEPNPVPVKWALAEMGMMPAGIRLPLVPLADNCHATVRDALRDAGVLS; encoded by the coding sequence ATGATCAAGGGCAGCATTGTAGCAATCGTCACCCCGATGCACGCGGACGGCAGTCTGGACTTTCCAGGTCTGCGCAAGCTGATCGACTGGCATATCGCCGAGGGTACGGACGGCATCGTCATCGTTGGCACCACGGGCGAATCGGCAACAGTGAGCGTGGAAGAGCACTGCGAACTGATCCAGTTGACCGTCGAGCACGCCAAGGGACGCATTCCTATCATCGCCGGCGCCGGTGGCAATTCCACGGCCGAGGCCATCAAGCTGACGCGCTATGCGAAAGAAGCGGGCGCAGATGCTGTTCTGCAAGTAGTGCCGTACTACAACCGTCCTACCCAGGAAGGCATGTACCAGCACTTCAAGGCCATCGCCGAAGCCGTCGACATTCCCGTCATCCTGTACAACGTGCCGGGCCGCACCGTTGCCGACATGAGCAACGAGACCATCGTGCGCCTGTCCGCCATCCCGAATATCGTCGGCGTGAAAGATGCGACCGGCAATATCGGCCGTGGCATCGACCTGCTGCGTTTGGTGCCGGCCGACTTCGCCGTGTATTCGGGCGATGATCCGACGGCCATGGCGCTGATGTTCTGCGGCGGCCACGGCAATATCTCCGTCACGGCCAACGTCGCGCCGCGCGCCATGCACGAGCTGTGCGTTGCCGCCATGGCGGGCGAGCGTGCCACGGCCATTGCCATCAATAACAAAGTTTTCCCCCTGCACCAGAAATTGTTTGTCGAGCCCAACCCGGTGCCCGTCAAATGGGCGCTGGCCGAAATGGGCATGATGCCGGCCGGCATACGTTTGCCGCTGGTGCCGCTGGCTGATAATTGTCATGCCACCGTGCGCGATGCCTTGCGTGACGCTGGCGTCCTGTCTTAA